DNA sequence from the Brevundimonas sp. NIBR10 genome:
CGTTGGTCATCCGCAGGTGCATCTTCGTACCGAACGGATTGGCCGGACGGCCGCGCTCGATGCCGTACTGGTGGGTCACGAACCGGCCCTTGTCGAACCCGACCCCGGCATAGAGTTCGCGATCGTAGAACATGATCAGCCCGGCCGTGACGCCCGGATCGACCTCAATCTCACACGTGATCTCATAGGCCTGGTCGCCCTGGACAAAGGTCAGAGGCGAGCAACTGCTGGGTGCCGTGCCCTTGGCGCGCATGTGCAGGGTGCCGTTCTCGCGTCGCAGCCGGGATTTCTCGTCACCTTCCGGCGCGTAGAAGCTCCATTGCAGGCCGAACTTGTCGGTCGAGAAATCGTCGGACAGCGCCATGCCGTGCGGCACGGCTTCGCCGCCCGCGGGCTTTGCCAGGGGCGTGGCCAGGTCGCCGCCCTTGGCCCGGAACCAGCCGTCCGCAGTCCATTCGATGGGATCCAGCAGGGCTTGGCGCCCCAGGGTCCAGTAGGCGTTCTCATAGCCGTGATAGACCATCCACCAGTCACCTGCCGGGCCCTCGACCAGGGTCGCATGACCCCGCGACCACCACTTCTCGGCTCCCGAGGCGGTGCGCACGATCGGATTGGCGGGATCGTCTTCCCATGGCCCATGGATCGACTTGGACCGCGCCACGATGACCATGTGACCGGTCGGCGGGCCCGAGGTGCCGCCCACGGCGGTGATCATGTAGAAATATTCGCCGTGCCGCATGACCTTGGGGCCCTCGGGTGAGAAGCTCTCCACGATCCAGTTTTCCGGATAGTGCCAGGGGTCATAGACGTGCTTGATCTCGCCGACCGTGGCCATGCCGTCGTCGGTCAGTTCGACCATGTCGCCGCCCGACAGGAACAGGTAGCGCTTGCCGTCCTCGCCGACGATGTGGCCCGGATCGATGTGGGCGGGCAGTTTCAGATCGACCGGCTCCGACCACGGCCCCTCGATCCGGTCGGCCCAGATCACATAGCTGGACCGGTAGTCGGGGAAGCGGGCGGGGATGTAGACGAAATAGCGGCCGTCATGCTTGCACAGCTCCGGCGCCCAGACCGAACCAATGTTCTTGGTCAGGGCCGCCACCACCGGCTGCCAGTTCACCAGGTCCTTCGAGTGCCAGATGTGGATGCCCGGCACCGACTCGAACGACGAGAAGGTCATGTAGTAGTCGTCGCCGTCCTTCAGGATCGACGGGTCCGGGTGATCGCCGGCCAGGATGGGGTTGAGGAAGGTTCCGTTCCCCAGATCGGCCTTCCTCTGGTTCTCGATCCCGCGCGCCCATTTCATGTGCGACCACTCGCGTCCCAGCGGCGCAGCCTCCTCATTTGTCTGCGCAAAGGCACGCCCCGACGACACGGCCGACATGGCCACACCGCCCAGAAAAAGAGAGAGCGACGAACGTCTGGTAAGCGGTGTCATTTTGGTGCGAAACTGTTGTGACGCTGGGGTACTGGGCATGGGGATCACTGGATTTCCTCTGACCGCTCTGCGGCGGTCTCAAGACGCGGGCGAGCCCGGGCGGATGAGGCGAGTAAACATGACTGAGGTTGGGAAAGCTAGATGCGTCTGAGTTTTGTGGCGATCATCGCGGGTCTGTCGACCGTGCTGGCCGGGGCGCGCAAGCCGCCGAGAGCGGGATTCTGGCCGGTTGGCGCGCGCCTCAGATCGACTTTTCGCATGCGGGATACCGGGGCGGCGGCGTGGCGCCGCCGATGCGGCCTGCGACTCTGATCGTCAAACCCGGACCCGGCGACGACGCCGATCGGATCATGGCCGCAATACGCATCGTCGAGCGGATGCCGGTGGATTCTGAGGGTCATCGCGGCCTGGTTCAGCTGGCACCCGGCGAATTCGAGATCGGCGGTCAGGTTCGCATCGAAACGGGCGGGGTGGTGCTGCGCGGTGCCGGCGCGGGCGAGGCTGGCTCCGTGCTGATCGCGACCGGTCATGACCGCCGCGCCTTGATCGCCATAGCGGCACCGGACCGTCCCGTGGCGGCCGAGGGTGTCGCCTATACCGTCGCGGAGGCCGCCGTCGGAACCCGGACGGTCACTCTCGACAGCGTCACCGGCCTGCGGATCGGGGATGCGGTCACCGTGGTGCGTCCCTCCAACGCCGACTGGATCACGAGCTTGGGCATGGACGCGTTTCAGGGCTGGCGGCCCGAGGGGCGGCTGAACTGGAAGCCGGGATCGCGCGACATCGTCTGGGATCGCCGGATCACGGCCATCGACGGCCTGACGGTGACGCTCGACGCCCCCCTGACCACGGCCATCGAGACGGTCTGGGGCGGTGGTGTGCTGCGCAAGGGCGCCTCGGCCGATCGGCTGAACGAGGTCGGGGTCGAGGGGCTGAAACTGGTCTCCGCCTCCGATCCGACCCGCCCGCTGGACGAGGACCACAGTTGGTTCGCCATCGCCGTGGACCGGGCCGAGGACGTCTGGATCCGCAATGTCGCGGCAGAGGGCTTTGCCAGCTATGTCGTCGATCTGGGCGCGACCAGCCGCCGGGTGACGGTCCAGGACGTCTCGGCGTCCCGTCCGGTGTCGGAGCTCGGCGGCCTGCGTCGCCGCGTCTTCTACACGGCCGGACAACAGGCGCTGTTCGTTCGCTGCGACAGCCGCGACGGCATCCACGACTTCGCCCTCGGCCACGCTGCGGCCGGGCCGAACGTCTTCCTCGACTGCACGGCGATCGACGCCCACGGCGATTCCGGACCCCTTGAAAGCTGGGCCTCGGGCGCCCTGTACGACGGGGTCAAGGTGCGCGGTGGCGGGCTCAACCTCACTCACCGGGGACGTGATGCCCAGGGCTCCGGCTGGTCCGCGGCCAACTCCCTGTTGTGGAACTGCGAGGCGACCCAGGTTGATGTAAGCAGCCCGCCGGGAGCCCTCAACGCCGCCGTCGGCTGTCGCGGTGAGGTGTCCGGCGACGGCGTGATCGAGGATCCCCGCATCCAGCCCGGCCGCGACTTCTACCGCGCTACCCCGCAACAGCCGGCCAGCCTGTATCGCGCCCAACTGGAGGCCCGACTGGGCCCCGCCGCCCTGGCCGCGCTCGCCCCCGTCGCCTTGCCCCCGGTGCCCGCGAATGCCCGGCGTCTGACCGAGGCCGAGGTCCAGGCCTATGCCCGCACCGCCCATCCGACGCCGGAAAGCCACCCGCTGACCATCGTCGACGGCCAGTTCGTCATCGACGGCCGGCCGGCCTGGCGGCGTGTCCTTAGCTTCTCCTTCTTCCAGGCCCAGATGGTTCCGGCACTGGCCCCTGCCTTCGGCCCCGCCCTGACCCGGTTCGCACCGGGACTGGAGGGGGTCGGCCTGACCGACGACCTGCCGGCCTTGGCGGCCTCGCTGAACACCGGGGACGTCGTCGGCCACAATTATGGCCTCTGGTACGACCGGCGGCGCGTCGATCACGACTTCTACGGCTCGCCGGACCAGAAGGACGGAGAAGTCTGGGGCCCGTTCATGGAGCTTCCCTGGGCCCGCAGCGGGACCGGACGCGCCTGGGACGGGCTCAGCCAGTACGACCTGACCCGCTTCAATCCCTGGTTCTTCGACCGCATCCGGACCTTCGCCGACCTGGCCGAGCAGCGAGGCGTGGTCCTGTATCATCAGATGTACATGCAGCACTGGCTGCTGGAGAGCCGGTCGCACTACGTCGACTTCCCGTGGCGGCCGATGAACGCGATCCAGGCGACGGGCATGCCGATGGAGGTCCCGGCCGCGACCACCTTCTGGGACGTGTCGGACCCGGTGCGCCGCGACCTGCACCGCCTCTACATCCGCCACACCCTGGACGTGCTGAAGGACCGCCCCAACGTCGTCATCGGTCTGGACCCCGAATACACCGGCCCGCTCGCGTTCACCCGGTTCTGGCTGGACACCATCGCGGCGTGGGAGGCCGAAACCGGATCAGCGCTTCATGTGGTGCTGGAAGCGCCGAAGGATCAGGTCGACGCCGTCCTCGACGACCCGGTCCGGTCGCGCATCGTCGATGGTATCGAGATCCACCACTGGACCTATCGCCCGGACGGCAGCCTGTTCGCCGTCGTCGGCGGGATCAACAAGGCCCCGCGTGAGCAGGTCGACGCCATCGCGAGGCCGCAAGACCTGGTCGGGGTAGCAGAGGCGGATATCGGTGCTGTGCGCCAGGCGCTTTGGCGATCGACGCCCGAGATGCGCTATCGGCTCTATCGCGAATACCGCGACCGGCGCGGCGGCCTCGTGGTCGTCGGGGCCGAGGATGTCTGGCCGGGCCTCAGTCGTGCCGTCGAGCAGATCGTCCCGACCGCCGTTCGCGCGACGATGCGGTCAGGCACAGGCCCGGTCGCTGACACCGCCAAGGCATGGAGCCTCGGCACGGCAGGCGGGGCGTCGTTGACCTACAGCCTGGACGGTGGCGTCGTCACGCTCTCGCAACCGCTCGGGGGCGCGGCGAGAGCCGTCTGGATCGCTGAGGACGTCGCTCCGGTCGAGGTAGCCCTAGCATCCGGGACGACGACGCTGACGCCGCCGCCGGCCATGGCGGGACAGCCCGCTGCGGTGTGGATCCGGCCGGAAACCTGATCCGTCGCTCAGGCCGGTACGTCGGCCCGGTCGGCCTCGAGCAAGGCCCGGATCGGGGCCCAGGCACCCCGGTGGGCCGGGCAGGGGCCCATCGCCTTCAGCGCCGCCTGATGGATCGGCGCATTGTATCCCTTGTGGCTGGCGAAGCCGTAGCCGGGATAGGTCGCGTCAAGCTCGACCATCAGCCGGTCGCGCGCCGTCTTGGCCAGGATCGAGGCCGCCGCGATCGACAAGGACAGGCCGTCGCCGCCGATCACGGTCTGGACCTCGCACGGCAGTTTGAACCGGTAGTTCCCGTCCACCAGGGCCGCTGCGACCGGTGTGCCCAGCCCCTCGACCGCCCGGCACATGGCCAGGCCGGTGGCGTGCAGGATGTTCAGCTCCGCGATCTCCTCGACCGAGGCGAACCCGACGGCCCAGGCGACAGCGCGCGCCTTGATCTCGACCTCCAGCGCCTCGCGCCGGGCGTGGGTCAGGGCCTTGGAGTCGTCGATGCCGAGGGGCACGTCTTCGGGGTTCAGGATCACAGCCGCCGCCGACACCGGCCCGGCCCACGGCCCGCGACCGGCCTCGTCCACGCCGCACACCAGCCCGCCCGCCGACTGGGCCAGCAGGGTCTCCAGCGTCAGGGTCGGAAACGCGCGCGCAGGCGGCTTGAGCTTGCGGGGTGTCGGAGTCTTCGGGGCCGTCATGGCTCGCCCATCGCACGAACGTCCTCGCAGCGAAAGCAGGACCAGACGTGATTTCCGCCTCGCGGGTCGCCCGGATCAGTCGATCTCGGATCGACCTCTACTCGGCCCCCAGCGTCTTCAACTGGTCCTCGGCATTGGCGTTTCCGGGGTCGAGAGCGAGCGAGCGGCGGTAGTTTTCGATGGCACGTGTCCGGTCACCGGAACGGGCGTAGACCTCGGCCAGGCTGTCGTAGGCGTTGCCGCTTTCCGGATAGAGGCCGACGATGACCTTCATCACCGTCAGGGCCTCGGCGACCTTGCCCCGGCCGAGCAGCCGATAGCCCCAGTTGTTCAGATCAACCTCTGGAAGAGACGCGGCTCCGTCACGGGCGATGAGTTCAGCCGCCGCGCGTTCGGCCTGTTCGAACCCTTCCGCCTCCAGGCGCTCGCGCAGGGCTGGCACGCCGGTCAGCCTCATGCCGGGTATGAAGCGGGTGGCGATCGGGTCGGTCAGTTCCTCAGGAAAGGCCCCGGCAAGATTGGTCAGGATGACGACGGCCACGCCGTCTTTGGGATAGACCGAAAAGGCGGATCGCGCTCCGCCCGACATCCCGACGGCCGGATGGTTCTGTCGGTCGACGACCACCCACCCGTTGGCCCATTCGCCTGTCCTGCCGTCATTGAACTGTGCCGGCGTCCAGAGCGCTTCCAACGTCGCAGGCTTCAGAATTCCGCCTGATTGCAGGGCGATCAGCCAGTGAGCCAGGTCCTGAGCAGAGCTGTTGATGCCGGCGGCGGTGCGGGCGAAGGCCGGAAAGGTCTCGAACACGTTCTTCAGCACCGGCCGTTCGCCACGGCTGAAACGATAGCTGTCCGCCTTGCCTGGAATGACGTCGAGCGAGTCGCCGAAACCGGAGTCCGCCATACCCAGGGTCCGAAAGACGTCCTCGCCCACGACCGTCTCGAAGGGGCGCCCCTGTACCCGTTCGATGATCATCCGCAGCAGCATGTAGTTGGTCTGGTTGTAGGCGAACCGCTCGCCCGGCGCGAAACGCAGGGGCTGATCGGCGAGGGCCGCCAGGGCTCCCGCTTCGTCCTGCCCGACATAGCCTTCATCCGGCGTGACGATATCCGGCAGGCCGGACATATGGGTCAGGATCTGGCGAACGGTGATCGGACGCCAGGTCGCAGGGAGGTCCGCCAGATAGGTCGAGAGCGGCGCATCGAGATCGACCTGACCGCGCTCGACCAGCCCCATGACCTCGACCCCGGTGAAGCTCTTGGTCGCAGAGTTGATCGAAAAGACGGTGTCTTCGGTCACCGGCACCGGCGTCTGCAGATTGGCCAGTCCGTAAGCGCGGGAGTAGACGATCCGGCCGTCCTTCACGACCGCGACCTGCAATCCCGGGATCGAACGAAGTTCCATCTGACGCTGCACCCAGACGTCGAGTTCGGCATCGATCGAAGATCGCGTCTCGGATTGCGCTCGGGCCTGGAGCGGCGCGCCGATCAGGCAGGCGGCGATCGTCAGGGCGAAGACAAGACGGTGAAACAACATGACGGCTCCGGTTCAAGAGCCTGGAAAGATCACCTCGCCCGCCCGGCTGCCAGTGAACCTTTAGTAATTTGCCCGAACCTCGTCGCAGCGAAAGCA
Encoded proteins:
- a CDS encoding family 43 glycosylhydrolase, with translation MKWARGIENQRKADLGNGTFLNPILAGDHPDPSILKDGDDYYMTFSSFESVPGIHIWHSKDLVNWQPVVAALTKNIGSVWAPELCKHDGRYFVYIPARFPDYRSSYVIWADRIEGPWSEPVDLKLPAHIDPGHIVGEDGKRYLFLSGGDMVELTDDGMATVGEIKHVYDPWHYPENWIVESFSPEGPKVMRHGEYFYMITAVGGTSGPPTGHMVIVARSKSIHGPWEDDPANPIVRTASGAEKWWSRGHATLVEGPAGDWWMVYHGYENAYWTLGRQALLDPIEWTADGWFRAKGGDLATPLAKPAGGEAVPHGMALSDDFSTDKFGLQWSFYAPEGDEKSRLRRENGTLHMRAKGTAPSSCSPLTFVQGDQAYEITCEIEVDPGVTAGLIMFYDRELYAGVGFDKGRFVTHQYGIERGRPANPFGTKMHLRMTNAYNVLFFDSSADGVTWRRFDRHMEVSGYNQNVRNGFMMLRPGIYSAGNGEARFRNFTFRAL
- a CDS encoding DUF6298 domain-containing protein, with amino-acid sequence MRPATLIVKPGPGDDADRIMAAIRIVERMPVDSEGHRGLVQLAPGEFEIGGQVRIETGGVVLRGAGAGEAGSVLIATGHDRRALIAIAAPDRPVAAEGVAYTVAEAAVGTRTVTLDSVTGLRIGDAVTVVRPSNADWITSLGMDAFQGWRPEGRLNWKPGSRDIVWDRRITAIDGLTVTLDAPLTTAIETVWGGGVLRKGASADRLNEVGVEGLKLVSASDPTRPLDEDHSWFAIAVDRAEDVWIRNVAAEGFASYVVDLGATSRRVTVQDVSASRPVSELGGLRRRVFYTAGQQALFVRCDSRDGIHDFALGHAAAGPNVFLDCTAIDAHGDSGPLESWASGALYDGVKVRGGGLNLTHRGRDAQGSGWSAANSLLWNCEATQVDVSSPPGALNAAVGCRGEVSGDGVIEDPRIQPGRDFYRATPQQPASLYRAQLEARLGPAALAALAPVALPPVPANARRLTEAEVQAYARTAHPTPESHPLTIVDGQFVIDGRPAWRRVLSFSFFQAQMVPALAPAFGPALTRFAPGLEGVGLTDDLPALAASLNTGDVVGHNYGLWYDRRRVDHDFYGSPDQKDGEVWGPFMELPWARSGTGRAWDGLSQYDLTRFNPWFFDRIRTFADLAEQRGVVLYHQMYMQHWLLESRSHYVDFPWRPMNAIQATGMPMEVPAATTFWDVSDPVRRDLHRLYIRHTLDVLKDRPNVVIGLDPEYTGPLAFTRFWLDTIAAWEAETGSALHVVLEAPKDQVDAVLDDPVRSRIVDGIEIHHWTYRPDGSLFAVVGGINKAPREQVDAIARPQDLVGVAEADIGAVRQALWRSTPEMRYRLYREYRDRRGGLVVVGAEDVWPGLSRAVEQIVPTAVRATMRSGTGPVADTAKAWSLGTAGGASLTYSLDGGVVTLSQPLGGAARAVWIAEDVAPVEVALASGTTTLTPPPAMAGQPAAVWIRPET
- a CDS encoding ribonuclease HII, which gives rise to MTAPKTPTPRKLKPPARAFPTLTLETLLAQSAGGLVCGVDEAGRGPWAGPVSAAAVILNPEDVPLGIDDSKALTHARREALEVEIKARAVAWAVGFASVEEIAELNILHATGLAMCRAVEGLGTPVAAALVDGNYRFKLPCEVQTVIGGDGLSLSIAAASILAKTARDRLMVELDATYPGYGFASHKGYNAPIHQAALKAMGPCPAHRGAWAPIRALLEADRADVPA
- a CDS encoding beta-lactamase family protein: MLFHRLVFALTIAACLIGAPLQARAQSETRSSIDAELDVWVQRQMELRSIPGLQVAVVKDGRIVYSRAYGLANLQTPVPVTEDTVFSINSATKSFTGVEVMGLVERGQVDLDAPLSTYLADLPATWRPITVRQILTHMSGLPDIVTPDEGYVGQDEAGALAALADQPLRFAPGERFAYNQTNYMLLRMIIERVQGRPFETVVGEDVFRTLGMADSGFGDSLDVIPGKADSYRFSRGERPVLKNVFETFPAFARTAAGINSSAQDLAHWLIALQSGGILKPATLEALWTPAQFNDGRTGEWANGWVVVDRQNHPAVGMSGGARSAFSVYPKDGVAVVILTNLAGAFPEELTDPIATRFIPGMRLTGVPALRERLEAEGFEQAERAAAELIARDGAASLPEVDLNNWGYRLLGRGKVAEALTVMKVIVGLYPESGNAYDSLAEVYARSGDRTRAIENYRRSLALDPGNANAEDQLKTLGAE